In a genomic window of Sporosarcina trichiuri:
- a CDS encoding DEAD/DEAH box helicase gives MNPANPLVRTLHLTVQPTDRENFAVAAADDYGTALPADRLVSFLFFNDESTLFGLSVPVEENSVILRPHEWVQALGAGRHPFVSYAGSTEHDADQLKTAEEAAALWQSADLFSYIQPDADEVIHLAGEAAGLSDGAAGLLKQAVISKFKALGVGPDSVTALLPHLKTYGWPGEARTDLPVRCALRLTEPDADRTVDWLLETVLLNERGTQWIPAKSKRNAPIADALPAKWKTYADALEEQQSEMMSFLQSAAPEADGSFLHMPMSDPEVRLFIQHDLPLFQSFGFTVLLPAWLKTVTDTKLKIRTDAGIQSYRSAAGLDEVLSFNWNFSLGGQMIDRDAFQRMVDENREFIRTGDEWFHIDPAWLKRIRELMEQADEGEWTVKDLLFQELPEEIVPIEEEMEEEDPLLAFTMQQSLREYVDQIMDKKGLPEVTIPASLQTELRPYQHEGFNWLMFMRKNKFGACLADDMGLGKTVQLISYLLAVHEQADTGAPSLIICPTSVLGNWQKELEKFAPSLKASIHYGPGRLREEQFAQSMEAEQPDVVLTTYGTATQDSDFLTTFPFASITLDEAQNIKNMQTKQSRAIRKLQGGHHIALTGTPIENRLAELWAIFDFIHRGYFGSFRRFTDDYIIPIERDDDDRTKRRLRSKIHPFLLRRTKNDPDLQLNLPKKLEQNEYVPLTAEQAALYESFIEETKFKLQTLSGFERKGLILKMLSRLKQLCNHPALFLKEPYTTADRMLVRSDKLERLVKLAAEIAQNGEQCLIFTQYIGMGQLIRQCLSDLYDFDVPFLTGSMPKGQRDALVEAFQRGEFPIFILSLKAGGTGLNLTAANHVLHADRWWNPAVENQATDRAYRIGQEKFVHVHKFVTIGTIEEKIDKMLEEKAALSADLIQSSQWLTELSDTELDDLLTFG, from the coding sequence ATGAATCCAGCCAATCCGCTCGTCCGCACGCTGCATCTGACAGTCCAGCCGACGGACCGCGAAAATTTCGCCGTGGCAGCTGCCGATGATTATGGCACAGCACTTCCTGCTGATCGTCTTGTGTCATTCCTCTTCTTCAATGATGAATCAACACTCTTCGGTCTGTCGGTGCCGGTCGAGGAAAACTCCGTTATCCTGCGTCCCCACGAATGGGTCCAGGCGCTCGGCGCAGGACGCCACCCGTTCGTTTCGTATGCCGGCAGCACGGAACACGACGCGGACCAGCTGAAGACTGCAGAAGAGGCGGCTGCGTTATGGCAGTCCGCGGATCTGTTTTCGTACATCCAGCCCGATGCCGACGAGGTCATCCATCTCGCCGGCGAGGCTGCAGGCCTGTCTGACGGTGCTGCCGGCCTGCTGAAGCAGGCGGTCATCAGCAAGTTCAAAGCGCTCGGCGTCGGACCCGATTCCGTCACTGCCCTGCTGCCGCATTTGAAGACCTATGGCTGGCCGGGGGAGGCACGGACCGATCTGCCTGTCCGCTGTGCACTCCGGCTGACGGAACCTGATGCCGACCGGACCGTGGACTGGCTGCTCGAGACGGTCCTGCTGAACGAGCGCGGTACCCAATGGATACCGGCGAAGTCGAAGCGCAATGCACCGATTGCGGATGCATTGCCTGCCAAATGGAAGACCTATGCGGATGCGCTCGAGGAGCAGCAGTCCGAAATGATGTCATTCCTCCAGTCCGCGGCTCCTGAAGCGGACGGCAGCTTCCTCCATATGCCGATGAGCGATCCGGAAGTGCGGCTGTTCATCCAGCATGATCTGCCGCTGTTCCAGTCGTTCGGGTTCACAGTGCTGCTGCCGGCTTGGCTGAAAACTGTGACGGATACGAAACTGAAGATCCGGACCGACGCCGGCATCCAGTCCTACCGATCCGCAGCCGGGCTCGATGAAGTGCTGTCGTTCAATTGGAACTTCTCCCTCGGCGGCCAGATGATCGACCGGGATGCGTTCCAGCGGATGGTGGACGAAAACCGCGAGTTCATCCGCACGGGGGACGAGTGGTTCCATATCGATCCCGCCTGGCTGAAGCGTATCCGGGAACTGATGGAACAGGCGGATGAAGGCGAATGGACCGTGAAGGATCTGCTGTTCCAAGAGCTTCCCGAGGAGATCGTGCCAATCGAGGAGGAGATGGAGGAAGAAGATCCGCTTCTCGCGTTCACCATGCAGCAGTCACTCCGGGAATACGTCGATCAGATCATGGACAAAAAGGGACTGCCGGAGGTTACGATCCCTGCCAGTCTGCAGACGGAACTGCGGCCGTACCAGCATGAAGGCTTCAACTGGCTCATGTTCATGCGGAAGAACAAGTTCGGCGCATGCCTCGCGGATGATATGGGGCTCGGCAAGACAGTGCAGCTCATCAGCTACCTGCTCGCCGTCCACGAACAGGCTGATACAGGGGCTCCGTCGCTCATCATCTGCCCGACGAGCGTACTCGGCAACTGGCAGAAGGAGCTTGAGAAATTCGCTCCTTCCCTGAAGGCGTCAATCCATTACGGACCGGGCCGCCTGCGGGAAGAGCAGTTCGCGCAATCGATGGAAGCCGAGCAGCCCGACGTCGTACTGACGACTTACGGGACCGCGACACAGGACAGCGACTTCCTGACAACATTCCCGTTTGCGAGTATCACACTCGATGAAGCACAGAACATCAAGAATATGCAGACGAAGCAGTCGCGGGCGATCCGGAAGCTGCAGGGCGGCCACCATATCGCCCTGACCGGAACACCGATCGAAAATCGCCTGGCGGAACTGTGGGCGATCTTCGACTTCATCCACCGCGGATACTTCGGCAGTTTCCGGCGCTTCACGGATGACTATATCATTCCGATCGAGCGGGATGATGATGATCGGACGAAACGCCGGCTGCGGTCGAAGATCCACCCGTTCCTGCTGCGGCGGACGAAGAACGATCCGGACCTGCAGCTGAACCTGCCGAAGAAGCTCGAACAGAACGAATACGTGCCGCTCACCGCAGAACAGGCGGCGCTGTATGAGAGTTTCATAGAGGAGACGAAGTTCAAGCTCCAGACGCTCTCCGGCTTCGAACGCAAGGGGCTCATCCTGAAGATGCTGAGCCGTCTGAAGCAGCTGTGCAACCATCCGGCGCTGTTCCTGAAAGAACCGTATACGACGGCAGACCGGATGCTCGTGCGTTCCGACAAGCTGGAACGGCTCGTGAAGCTGGCGGCGGAGATCGCCCAGAACGGCGAGCAGTGCCTGATCTTCACCCAGTATATCGGCATGGGCCAGCTGATCCGGCAGTGCCTGTCCGACCTGTATGACTTCGATGTACCGTTCCTGACGGGCAGTATGCCGAAAGGGCAGCGGGACGCTCTGGTGGAGGCATTCCAGAGAGGTGAATTCCCGATATTCATCCTCTCGCTGAAGGCGGGCGGTACGGGGCTGAACCTGACGGCTGCGAACCATGTGCTGCACGCGGACCGCTGGTGGAACCCGGCGGTCGAAAACCAGGCGACCGACCGGGCGTACCGGATCGGGCAGGAAAAGTTCGTGCACGTCCATAAGTTCGTGACGATCGGGACGATCGAGGAGAAAATAGATAAGATGCTGGAAGAAAAAGCGGCATTATCCGCGGACCTCATCCAGTCGAGCCAGTGGCTGACTGAGCTGTCCGATACGGAACTCGATGACCTGCTGACGTTCGGCTGA
- a CDS encoding single-stranded DNA-binding protein codes for MNHVALVGRLTKDPELRMVGDRRAQASFTLAVNRSFKNQQGEIDADFILCSIWGKTAESTARHCGKGSLIGISGRIQTRTYERQDRTRAYVTEIIGEDVRFIQTKKPASADHQSAAAGSPSAETEREAASAHFELPPSKPESEALPIY; via the coding sequence CCGGAACTCCGCATGGTCGGGGATCGGAGAGCGCAGGCCAGCTTCACGCTGGCTGTGAACAGGAGCTTCAAGAACCAGCAGGGAGAGATCGATGCCGACTTCATCCTTTGCTCGATCTGGGGCAAGACTGCGGAGAGCACGGCCAGGCACTGCGGTAAAGGATCGCTTATCGGTATCAGCGGGCGCATCCAGACACGGACGTATGAGCGGCAAGACCGGACACGCGCCTACGTGACGGAGATCATCGGAGAGGATGTGCGATTCATCCAGACGAAGAAACCGGCATCAGCGGATCATCAGTCTGCCGCGGCGGGCAGCCCGTCCGCCGAGACGGAACGCGAAGCGGCATCAGCGCACTTCGAGCTGCCGCCGTCCAAGCCGGAATCCGAGGCACTGCCGATTTACTGA